In Arthrobacter citreus, a genomic segment contains:
- a CDS encoding GntR family transcriptional regulator, producing the protein MPLPDYDIKNDSELRRGNLSEFAAGYVRELIIAGHLVPDEPLVIDELAEHLGVSVTPIREALLSLRVEGFVDLTRGKGFSVHPLSAADIEDVFSVHASVAGELAFRAASVITDEEFRNLSALHFEMQAAAVRGDLALLEEKNHNFHYALNHVVEAPKLLWVLRLCTRYVPRHFYPSIEGWPAATQHDHGAIIDALSVRDPEAARAAMSAHIVHSGELLAAHLRQVMSARDAPSGGRQQD; encoded by the coding sequence GTGCCGCTTCCCGACTATGACATAAAGAATGACAGCGAGCTGCGCCGCGGAAACCTCAGCGAATTCGCCGCGGGCTATGTACGGGAATTGATTATCGCCGGGCATTTAGTGCCGGATGAACCGCTGGTGATCGATGAACTGGCCGAACATCTCGGTGTGTCGGTGACACCGATCCGGGAGGCCCTGCTGTCACTGCGGGTTGAGGGTTTTGTGGACCTCACCCGGGGAAAGGGCTTTAGCGTTCATCCGCTCAGCGCCGCCGATATTGAAGACGTCTTTTCGGTGCACGCCTCTGTGGCGGGAGAGCTGGCTTTTCGGGCGGCCTCGGTTATTACGGACGAGGAATTCCGGAACCTTTCGGCCCTGCACTTCGAAATGCAGGCGGCGGCCGTACGGGGCGATCTTGCACTTCTCGAAGAAAAGAACCACAACTTCCACTATGCGCTCAACCATGTGGTGGAAGCTCCGAAGCTGCTGTGGGTCCTGCGGCTGTGCACCCGGTACGTGCCGCGGCATTTTTATCCCAGCATTGAAGGCTGGCCGGCGGCAACACAGCATGATCACGGTGCCATTATCGACGCGCTCAGCGTCAGGGACCCCGAAGCGGCCCGCGCTGCCATGAGCGCGCACATTGTGCATTCCGGCGAACTGCTGGCCGCCCACCTGCGCCAGGTGATGTCCGCACGCGACGCCCCCTCCGGCGGCCGGCAGCAGGACTAG
- a CDS encoding ABC transporter substrate-binding protein, producing MPSSRRRRSSVVLTAALSALALSLAACTPGSGSNNESPAADPDRAVETDVAAMGEQTLTVWDQEVRGGQNEQMTQLNDAFMAKYPNITIDRNSQSFDDLATTLRLALSGEDAPDVVEANNGRNAMGDFVAAGQLLPLDPWAEEYGWADRYPDSVLQYSQYSEDGKTFGSGNLYGLPQVGEVVGVFYSKPKLAELGLEVPEDWSGFEAAMKTAKEAGETPLLLGNIEKWPALHVFGPVQGSLVSTEDVEKLGFGNAGASWTTPENEEAAQKLADWQSNGYFNDGVNGTDYDAAWQSLAAGDGVFLMGGSWLAADLQDAMGDDVGFFVPADAAGEAPKTTGGTGLPFTVTSESENPDLAAAYIDFITSDEAMAILAETGNLPVVDTQKYAPESGVLQDVYSEFGTVSADGALLPYLDYATPTMADTMGEALQGVLDGRTSPQEFTEALEADYAEFTNAG from the coding sequence ATGCCCAGTTCCCGCCGTCGTCGTTCCAGCGTGGTGCTGACCGCCGCGCTGTCCGCCCTTGCCCTTTCACTTGCGGCTTGCACCCCCGGCTCGGGCTCCAACAACGAAAGCCCCGCCGCGGATCCGGACCGTGCCGTGGAAACCGATGTCGCCGCCATGGGTGAGCAGACCCTGACCGTCTGGGACCAGGAGGTGCGCGGCGGGCAGAACGAGCAGATGACCCAGCTCAACGACGCGTTCATGGCCAAGTACCCCAACATCACCATTGACCGGAATTCGCAGTCCTTCGATGACCTGGCGACCACCCTGCGCCTGGCCCTCAGCGGCGAGGACGCTCCGGACGTGGTGGAAGCGAACAACGGACGCAACGCCATGGGCGACTTTGTTGCCGCCGGCCAGCTGCTGCCGCTGGATCCCTGGGCCGAGGAATACGGCTGGGCGGACCGCTACCCGGACAGCGTGCTGCAGTACTCGCAGTACAGCGAGGACGGGAAGACCTTTGGCAGCGGCAACCTGTACGGGCTCCCGCAGGTCGGCGAGGTGGTGGGCGTGTTCTACAGCAAGCCCAAGCTGGCCGAACTGGGGCTGGAGGTCCCCGAAGACTGGAGCGGTTTCGAAGCGGCGATGAAAACCGCCAAGGAAGCCGGTGAAACCCCCCTGCTGCTGGGCAACATCGAAAAGTGGCCGGCCCTGCACGTCTTCGGCCCGGTCCAGGGCTCGCTCGTGTCCACGGAGGACGTGGAGAAACTGGGCTTCGGCAACGCCGGTGCCTCCTGGACCACGCCGGAAAATGAGGAGGCCGCCCAGAAGCTGGCCGACTGGCAGTCCAACGGGTACTTCAACGACGGCGTGAACGGCACCGATTACGACGCCGCCTGGCAGTCACTCGCCGCCGGCGACGGCGTATTCCTCATGGGAGGATCATGGCTGGCCGCGGACCTGCAGGACGCCATGGGCGACGACGTCGGATTCTTCGTCCCCGCCGATGCCGCCGGTGAAGCGCCCAAGACCACCGGCGGCACCGGGCTGCCGTTCACCGTCACCAGCGAATCCGAGAATCCGGACCTCGCCGCGGCGTACATCGACTTCATCACCAGCGACGAAGCCATGGCCATCCTGGCCGAAACCGGCAACCTCCCCGTTGTCGACACCCAGAAGTACGCACCCGAATCCGGCGTGCTGCAGGACGTGTATTCCGAGTTTGGCACCGTCAGCGCCGACGGCGCACTGCTCCCCTACCTCGACTACGCCACCCCCACGATGGCCGACACCATGGGCGAGGCGCTGCAGGGAGTCCTCGACGGCCGGACCTCCCCGCAGGAATTCACCGAAGCGCTGGAAGCTGACTATGCCGAGTTCACTAACGCAGGCTAA
- a CDS encoding carbohydrate ABC transporter permease encodes MPSSLTQANTTTASGRGRRPGRAGRSGSAGSAGRTSGANGRAGHWWIPYLYILPAFLVYAAFMLYPLGRAVHLSLFDWDGLSLATFVGFGNYTDILSDTRLRAAFGHALVFVFFYAILPVCLGLVLAAVLTRAKVHGLSLFRTIVFLPQVIAMVVVAVAWRQIYAPDGALNTLLRSIGLEALTRPWLGDYTFSLPAVGLIGTWVSTGLVTVLLLAGMARIPQDQFESARLDGAGGVREFFAIIVPSVRAEITVALTLTIVASLKTFDLIYVTTSGGPGSSTTVPSYEVYRRAFELGQVGSAAAVGVTLTVLIFAITAMVNRIGERTS; translated from the coding sequence ATGCCGAGTTCACTAACGCAGGCTAATACGACGACGGCGTCGGGTCGGGGCAGGCGCCCCGGCCGGGCCGGGCGGTCCGGATCTGCCGGCTCTGCCGGCCGCACCAGCGGCGCGAATGGACGGGCGGGTCACTGGTGGATCCCGTACCTGTACATCCTTCCGGCGTTCCTGGTCTACGCCGCCTTTATGCTCTACCCGCTGGGCCGCGCCGTGCACCTGTCCCTCTTTGACTGGGACGGGCTTTCGCTGGCCACCTTCGTGGGGTTCGGCAATTACACCGACATCCTCTCCGATACGCGGCTGCGCGCGGCCTTCGGGCACGCCCTGGTGTTTGTGTTCTTCTATGCCATCCTGCCCGTGTGCCTGGGCCTGGTCCTCGCCGCAGTGCTGACCCGCGCCAAGGTCCACGGCCTGTCGCTGTTCCGGACCATCGTGTTCCTGCCGCAGGTTATTGCCATGGTGGTGGTGGCCGTGGCATGGCGGCAGATTTACGCCCCCGACGGCGCACTCAACACCCTGCTCCGGAGCATCGGCCTGGAGGCGCTGACCCGCCCCTGGCTCGGGGACTACACCTTCTCGCTTCCCGCCGTCGGGCTCATTGGCACCTGGGTTTCCACCGGACTGGTGACCGTGCTGCTGCTGGCCGGCATGGCCCGCATCCCGCAGGATCAGTTCGAATCCGCGCGGCTGGACGGCGCCGGCGGAGTGCGGGAATTCTTTGCCATCATCGTGCCGTCAGTGCGCGCCGAGATCACCGTGGCACTCACGCTGACCATCGTGGCCTCACTGAAAACCTTCGACCTGATATACGTCACCACCAGCGGCGGGCCCGGAAGTTCCACCACCGTGCCCAGCTACGAGGTGTACCGGCGGGCCTTTGAACTGGGCCAGGTGGGTTCCGCGGCCGCGGTGGGCGTGACGCTGACAGTACTGATTTTCGCCATCACCGCCATGGTGAACCGGATCGGAGAACGAACCTCATGA
- a CDS encoding carbohydrate ABC transporter permease, with protein sequence MKVSATERFLNYAVLIVFSVLVLAPMLNILVQAFGPRDAAAGREGAFHPGNFLAAWQEGRFGQYMGTSVLVAVIVVSLTVILSVLAGYAFGTMTFRGSTILFYLFLLGIMVPGETIVVPLFFDLRALGLTDTIWAVAMPQVAQSLAFGTYWMRSYFRGVSPAIVDAARMDGASPRRILWSILVPMGRPAITTMVVLVFMWTWNEFLIPLVMSPTGAFRTAPLGLAFFQGQYTQGTALLAAGAVLVALPVVVLYFILQRHFIKGMLEGAVKE encoded by the coding sequence ATGAAGGTCAGCGCCACCGAACGGTTCCTGAACTACGCCGTCCTGATTGTCTTTTCCGTGCTGGTGCTCGCCCCGATGCTGAACATCCTCGTCCAGGCCTTCGGCCCGCGCGACGCCGCCGCCGGCCGGGAGGGCGCCTTCCATCCGGGCAACTTCCTGGCGGCCTGGCAGGAGGGCCGGTTTGGACAGTACATGGGCACCTCCGTGCTGGTGGCCGTCATTGTGGTGTCCCTGACCGTGATTCTCTCAGTGCTCGCCGGATATGCCTTTGGCACCATGACGTTCCGCGGCAGCACCATTCTTTTTTATCTGTTCCTGCTGGGCATCATGGTCCCCGGCGAAACCATTGTGGTGCCGCTGTTTTTCGACCTGCGCGCCCTCGGCCTGACGGACACCATCTGGGCCGTGGCCATGCCGCAGGTGGCGCAGTCCCTGGCGTTTGGCACCTATTGGATGCGCAGCTATTTCCGCGGAGTGAGCCCGGCCATCGTGGATGCCGCCCGGATGGACGGCGCCAGCCCCCGGAGGATCCTCTGGTCCATCCTGGTGCCGATGGGCCGCCCGGCGATTACCACCATGGTGGTGCTGGTGTTCATGTGGACCTGGAACGAATTCCTGATCCCGCTGGTCATGTCCCCCACCGGAGCGTTCCGCACCGCTCCCCTGGGTCTGGCCTTTTTCCAGGGCCAGTACACCCAGGGCACCGCGCTGCTGGCCGCCGGTGCGGTGCTCGTCGCCCTGCCGGTGGTGGTCCTCTACTTCATCCTGCAGCGCCACTTCATCAAGGGCATGCTGGAGGGCGCGGTGAAGGAGTAG